AGAGCGCCAGCTTCTTCCAGCAGCCAATGGAGGAGAAGATGGCGCTGCACAAGAACAGCAGCCACAGAGGCTACATTCCGCCCGATTTTGAAGGCTTCGAGGCTGACGCTGGTGGCAAGGGTAATAAACCAGCTGCTTTAACCATCTTTTCATTTCTTCTCTTTGTTAGTTTTATgttactacctccgtcctggtttattagttCCCTTAGTATTTTATGCCAAAGTTTGACCGTAGATTTAACTAAAAAAAAAAGTAATatatgtcaccaaaaattatatcactgGATTCGTATTTGAATATAGTTTCTAGTGATATTATTTTTGATTacatgcattaagattttgtTACTTCAATTTAAGATTAAAATTTAGCACGAAATGCAAAGAGGACCAATAAATCAGGATGAAGGCAGTAGTTCACGACTCTTTCGATTAAtttgtgcatgcatgcatatagGGGACCTATTGGAGTGTTTCCACATTGGGTCTGGGGTAGACGGCGACTCCAAGAATCCTGTGAATCAGTGGCCTCCTGCAGGTACTAATTAGTTTATTACCCGGCCCACATTAAATATGATTTCATCAATAACATCTGTACGCGTGTCTCAGAACGCTTTCCATATTGGAAGGAGACAATGAAGTCGTACTATCAATGTGCAATgtaagctgctgctgctgcttcttcttcttcttcttcttcttcttcttcctcttcctcttcctcttttcTGAATCAAAAAGTATTTATTGTTGTTCTAATATGTTGTTCGTGTATACGATGTTTTCCTGCTAACCAGGGGAACTAGTAAAAGGATATTGTCCCTAATTGCTTTGAGTTTGGACCTTGACGCTGAATTCTTCAAGCCAGATGGCTCCGAAACAATTCTTCGACCAATTCATTACTCAGGTAATTTATTAGATGTATGTTAGCCGTTCATATCATCAAAGTGTCATGTCCAGATGAAATTTTAGTTTCTCTACACCTTCCTAGCAACTGGTTACATTTATATATTTGGTCCATTCACTACAGGTCGGGCAATTGAATCGAAACATGGAAGTGATCATGGTGCAAACGCTCATACGGATTATGGAATGTTAACTCTTCTTTCAACAGATGGCACCCCTGGCCTGCAGGTGTGTGCGCATAATTCATCAGCTCTAGTTTCTTTTGTCATTTTAGCTAATCACACAACCATGCACACAAGCACGCTCTATGTTTGTGTAGTTGGCATCTATATTTATATTCTTGCTATGTTCTTACTCTACTATGAGTGTATAGATATGCAGGGACAAGGATGGCCGTCCCCAGCTCTGGGAAGATGTTCATCACATTGATGGGTAATTACTTTTTTTCTGTGCTAATAAAATAAATTCCTTACAGAGTCAGGCACCCTTCATGGTCAATCTATTGCAGAAATTACTAGCACATTTATCATCGCTAGTTTTATTTGTTCATTAATTAACACTTTGGGTTGTGTCTTCCCATGCTCCTCAGAAAAAAATTTGACCTTACATATTCCAATGTACTGATGTACTTGCAGGGCACTTGTTGTGAACATTGGTGATTTGCTAGAAAGGTGGACAAATAATGTTTATAGGTACATTCTCTCTAAACATTGTTGATCCTCAAGAACATTGGTGATTTGCTTAAAATGATTTGTTGTCTAACATCATGATCATGTTTGAATAATGTCTTTGGATTAAAATATGTATGTGAATTTTGTTATTTACTCATTTTCCAACTTGTAGGTCAACCCTGCATCGTGTTTTGATGGTTGGCAAAGAGCGGTATTCAGTGAGTATACTGACTAACTGCTAAATTCAGAATGTTTGTGTTCAGCAGTTTCAATAGTTAGCTCTTCGGTTTATTTTAAATCATCTGGAACTTGGATTTATCGGCACTTCAAATTTCTTTGTCAAACTATCCACATAGTCGTATTCGAATGCACATTATTATATATAAATTAAATTTCACAACTACACTTGATGACATTAATATGATCACCCTAGTGAAACTACCAACCTTGCGTGCCTTCAGTCATGGGGTCAAGTCCTCCTGTTTGTATTTATTTTAAACTCAAACATATTTTTCTTAATTTTTTAGTTGAAATTTAGGAAAAACAGCTTGTACCAGTAACCTATGATAAAAATTCAAATCCAACAGCCAAAACCATCATTTAGTAAACACTACATTTTTGTGATTTATACAGTTATCCATAATCTTGCCGCACATCAGAAAAAATTTACCCGTCGTCTCCTTCTCTCGCTGTTGCAATATGGCACCTCCTTTAATAGAATATATATAGAGACAACTTACACAGTACTATACAGAAACAACCATCGACAACCTTGAAGGACCATGTACAACTTTCAAATTTAATGACTGATGATACATAAATGGAAAAAATATTCATCAATTGTAAATATATTTTATACAAGTTTCTTTCATGTATCAGGTGGCTTTCTTTGTTTGGCCAAGCCCAGATATGATGGTTACATGCATAGAAAGTTGTTGCAGCGAGGCAAATCCACCAAGGTCCTCTTCTAATAATATCTGAATATTTCTTTTTTTTTGGCCTATTATTGTATCTCATGCCTTTGAAAATTGGACACCTTTTCAGATACCCGCCTATTAGGAGTGACGAATACTTGGAGCAGAGATTAACTTCCACATACAAATACAAATAGACTACTGTATCGTGGTCATTGCTAGCTGTAGGCTGTTTGGTTTTATCAGAAGTTGCCAAAAGCTTTCTGTTGATGCAGTCAAGTACCATAGTTGATGAATCATGGGGTGTAATCTCTATGTTTTTTGTATTGGCTTAAATTGAGAGTTTCCTAATAAATTGGGTGTGATGTTGTCTGATGTATAAGGACAATTTGGAATATGAGGTAGCTAGTATCGGCTATATAATATATATTGTTTGCCTACAATAGTCATACGTTGTAAAAAATACAGTCAGTTTTCGCATAAATATACACATATCAGAGTTTTATTGTAACAAATACAGTCTGTTTTCGCATATATACTGTTTGCACATAAAAGTTTCTCCGAAGGTTTTCTGTGTATTCCTGCCGGCTTCGCGCCATCAGGTAAAATTAATAAGGATCCTAGTGGTGTGTGTATGAAGTCCCTTCACCTAACGGCAACCTTTCTTAATATACGGGTCAACTCTAACGCATGAGAACGAGTACACGTACAAAGCAGGAATTAAGACAAGGTGTAGGGTACCAAGTCATCCCAATTATATTAGAGAGAATTCCTTATTTGGCCCTTTCTTAAAATTTGCTTCCTTTTTTGCCCAAAAAACTTATTATTTCCTTTCTTGACCCTTAAACTTCATTTTGTTCCCTACATGAGGCTTCCATCCAGTTTTCCATCCGGCTGTGTATATATGGATCGATTCGATCTCGGCGGAGGGCGGAATACTCTCATAACTATCTCATGGATTCGTGTATATATGGGTAGTGACTCACTGATTCCTGTGCGTAGTAGATGATTATTAACCGTAATATTAATGGCAATATTAATACGTACAAATTTGTACGCTACAATATGATTGAATGGGTCGTCATTGTTCCACTTATAATATAATAATAATTATTAGACCCCCGCAATATCTTTTTATGACTAGCCATATAGTACTATTTTTGTTTGTTTATTCAACCACAACAAAATATATATCACGTTATCTCAGTGTTTGCATGTAAATAATCTGGTCACATACTGCACTAGGGGTAAAACAGTCTTTTTAGGTCAGACGTAACACCGTTACTAGCCAAAACTGACGGAAGTGTCATATAGGGAACAAAATAAAGTCTGAGTGTCAAAAAAGGAAGAAAATATTTTTTAGGGCCAAAAAGGGAATCAAATTTTACGAAAGGGCCAAATAAGGAATTCTCTCATTATATTAAGCCAACACCTATTATAGCCCAGAAAACGTATTGGAGATACCTAGTATACATCCcgaacacctcctcctcctctggcgcCCACGCGGGTGGCATGGGAGGAACCCTAGCCTTCGGCCGCCTCTCCACCTCCcctcccctctccccctctcacC
This sequence is a window from Aegilops tauschii subsp. strangulata cultivar AL8/78 chromosome 7, Aet v6.0, whole genome shotgun sequence. Protein-coding genes within it:
- the LOC109745051 gene encoding kihadalactone A synthase LFS translates to MGHASAALPVIDLASPDIGAATKSIRQALVDYGFFYVINHGIDDALMKSVYAESASFFQQPMEEKMALHKNSSHRGYIPPDFEGFEADAGGKGDLLECFHIGSGVDGDSKNPVNQWPPAERFPYWKETMKSYYQCAMGTSKRILSLIALSLDLDAEFFKPDGSETILRPIHYSGRAIESKHGSDHGANAHTDYGMLTLLSTDGTPGLQICRDKDGRPQLWEDVHHIDGALVVNIGDLLERWTNNVYRSTLHRVLMVGKERYSVAFFVWPSPDMMVTCIESCCSEANPPRYPPIRSDEYLEQRLTSTYKYK